A single genomic interval of Scylla paramamosain isolate STU-SP2022 chromosome 4, ASM3559412v1, whole genome shotgun sequence harbors:
- the LOC135099720 gene encoding minor histocompatibility antigen H13-like encodes MADVEEATALGLENVTQGSLNDSQAAVNGTGKVPSTPEGMALAYGSLVMMALVPIVCGAFRSVKHQQQQKAAGEKVDTMTSRDAAMFPIIASGALFGLYIIFTVFSKDYINLLLSSYFFILGVLALSHVFGPIISGLVPASVPFETYHLHLMRGDKEKKDYIINYGFTSYDLVCLVVCSILGVWYLLKKHWIANNLLGLAFAVNGVELLHLNNIQTGALLLVGLFIYDIFWVFGTNVMVTVAKSFEAPIKLVFPQDLLEKGLEADNFAMLGLGDIVIPGIFIALLLRFDHSLKRGSNTYFNVTFAAYFAGLLLTIFVMHVFKHAQPALLYLVPACLSAPVLLSLVKGDFKALLQYEDHPSEEEGEEKEAGEDKKTGKKDK; translated from the exons ATGGCGGACGTGGAGGAGGCGACGGCCCTCGGGCTCGAGAATGTGACCCAAGGATCTCTCAATGATTCCCAGGCAGCCGTCAACGGGACGGGAAAGGTGCCATCCACGCCCGAGGGGATGGCCCTGGCGTACGGCAGCCTTGTGATGATGGCCCTGGTGCCCATCGTGTGTGGCGCCTTCCGCTCCGtcaagcaccagcagcagcagaag GCTGCTGGGGAGAAGGTGGACACCATGACCTCAAGGGATGCTGCCATGTTCCCCATCATAGCCTCAGGGGCTCTTTTTGGCCTATACATCATCTTCAcg GTGTTCTCCAAGGACTACATTAACTTGCTGTTGTCCTCATACTTCTTCATCTTGGGAGTGTTGGCACTCTCCCACGTCTTTGG GCCAATCATCTCAGGCCTAGTTCCAGCCTCAGTGCCCTTTGAGACCTACCACCTTCATCTTATGCGTggggataaggagaagaaagactaCATCATCAACTATGGCTTCACCTCGTATGACCTGGTGTGCCTCGTGGTATGCTCCATATTAGGAGTGTGGTACCTCTTGAAGAAG CACTGGATTGCCAACAACCTGCTGGGACTAGCCTTTGCTGTCAATGGTGTGGAGTTGCTACACCTGAACAACATCCAGACTGGAGCACTGCTACTCGTTGGTCTCTTCATCTATGACATCTTCTGGGTGTTTGGCACCAATGTCATGGTCACTGTTGCCAAGTCTTTTGAGGCCCCCATCAAAT TGGTGTTCCCTCAAGATCTGCTGGAGAAAGGCCTGGAGGCTGACAACTTTGCTATGCTAGGCCTGGGAGATATAGTTATTCCTGGCATTTTCATTGCCCTCCTCCTACGTTTTGATCACAG CCTGAAACGTGGGTCCAACACCTACTTCAATGTAACTTTTGCTGCCTACTTTGCTGGGTTGTTGTTGACCATCTTTGtgatgcatgtatttaaacatGCCCAGCCTGCACTTCTGTACCTGgtacctgcctgcctctctgctCCCGTCCTTCTGTCCTTAGTCAAGGGAGACTTCAAGGCTCTCTTACA GTATGAGGACCATCccagtgaggaggaaggagaggagaaagaagcaggagaggacaagaaaacAGGGAAGAAGGACAAGTGA